The stretch of DNA AACCGGCTTTGGGCGCCCCGGTGAGCGAATCCGTTCCGTATCCCGTTTCCGACCTGGATTTCAAAAAGCTCGTCGCGGTTTTGCGGCTCACCCTGCCCTATACGGGGATTATTCTCTCCACCCGGGAATCGGCACAGCTGCGAAGTGAACTCTTCCGCTATGGTGTAAGCCAGGTTTCTGCCGGGTCCCGGACCAACCCAGGCGGCTACGGCGAAGAACAGACCCGGGAAGAGGAGTTCAGCCACAGCCAGTTCTCCCTGGGGGACCACCGCAGCCTGGCGGAGGTGGTGGACAACCTGGCGGATTACGGGCTGGTTCCATCCTTCTGTACCGGCTGTTACCGGATGGGGCGTACGGGAAGCGATTTTATGGACCTGGCAAAGCCGGGGCTCATCAGGCAGTTCTGCCTGCCCAACGGACTTGCCACCTTCGCGGAGTATCTGGAGGACTATGCTCCGGAAGAGCTGAAAAAGAAGGGCCTCACCCTTATCGAGAGAATAGCCGCGGACCAGCAGGAATCCATAGCCTCCATGATCAGGGAGAACAGCGCCCGGGTTGCTGGCGGAGAGAGGGATATCTATGTCTGATATCTCCCGCTGGGAGGAACTGTTCCTGCAGGGCAGGCTCGATGAGCTCAGTGCGGCAGCTATGGACTTGACCCGGACGCACTTCGGCGATTCAGTATTTCTGCGGGGACTCCTGGAATACAGCAACCACTGCAGCAGCAACTGCCTCTACTGCGGAATCCGCAGGGACAATTCCCGGGTTGAACGCTACCGTCTGGATGACCGGATGATCTACGCCGCCGTCGATTCAGGATTTTCGCGCGGACTGCGCACCTTCGTACTTCAGGGCGGGGAGGACCCCGAGTTCGGTACCGATCGGATGTGTCGCATTGTCCGGGAAATAAAAAAGCGGACCGGCGGGATGGCGGCTGTAACCCTGAGCTGCGGCATCCTCTCCCGGGAGGACTATGCGGCCCTCAAATCCGCCGGGGCGGACAGGTACCTGCTGCGCTTCGAAACCTCGGATCCGGAACTGCATCGTAACTTAAGGGATGGCGTCAGTCTGGAGCGGAGGCTGAAGGCTCTTGATGACCTTCGCAACCTCGGGTTTCAGACGGGTTCCGGCTTTATGGTGGGACTCCCCGGAGAAGACGACGAGCTTGTCCTGCGGAATATCCGCCTTGCCCGGGAACTCGAGCTGGACATGATCGGTATCGGGCCCTTCATCCCTCACCCCCAGACACCCCTGGCCGAGTCTCCCCAGGTTCCCCTGGAGAAGACCCTCCTTGCCACGGCGATGCTGCGCATAACCTGCCCCAAAGCCCACATTCCGGCCACCACCGCAGCCGGAAGCCTGGAACCCGACGGCAGGGAAAGAATGCTCCGCTGCGGCGCCAACGTGCTCATGCCGAACATCAGCCCCGTGGAGGTAAAGCCCCATTATATGCTCTATCCGGGGAAGATCTGTCTGGATGAGGACGGCCTGCACTGCATCGGCTGTCTGGCAGGACGAGTGGCCTTGGTGGGACGGAAGCTGGATTTTGACCGGGCGGACGGACGTGTTATCCATGAGCGTGCCGGAGCAAAGGAATCTGCATCCGTATGAGCAGGCTGTGGAAACAGGAAACTGCGAAGGCCCTGGAGAACTTCGGACCCGGCGGGCTTCCCCGGCAGCTGATCCGGGCCTATGGCGAAGTCAAGCGGGCTGCACTGGCGGCGGTACACCGCCATGATCCTGAACTCTGGACGGAAGAGGCCGCCGCAGCCATTGCCGGAGCCTGTACCGCGATTATAAGGGGAGACCACGATGACGCCTTTCCCATCTCCCTGTCCCAGGGCGGGGCGGGGACCAGTATTCACCTTAACGTGAATGAGGTTATCTCCTCCCTGGTGGAACAGTCCTGCGGCTGCAGTCTTGATCCCCTGGAGGATCTGGCCAGGTTTCAATCCACCAACGATACCTTTGCGACAGCCGTCAATGTGGCCCTGCTCCGGGGACTGGCGGAGATAGAAAAGCAGGTGATCGCTCTGCAGGAAAAGCTCGTCCGGATGGAGACAGAATATGACGCAGTTCTGATGACGGGCCGTACGGAGATGCAGGATGCCCTGCCCCTCGGTCTGGGACAGCTCTTCGGTTCCTGGGCAGGAATGGCGGAACGGGACCGCTGGCGCCTCTCCAAGCTTGCAGAAAGGATACGGGAAGTCCCCCTGGGGGGAACGGCCATCGGGACCTGCTTCAATGCTCCCCGGGATTACATGAACGATGCCCTCCGGACCC from Marispirochaeta aestuarii encodes:
- a CDS encoding lyase family protein; the encoded protein is MSRLWKQETAKALENFGPGGLPRQLIRAYGEVKRAALAAVHRHDPELWTEEAAAAIAGACTAIIRGDHDDAFPISLSQGGAGTSIHLNVNEVISSLVEQSCGCSLDPLEDLARFQSTNDTFATAVNVALLRGLAEIEKQVIALQEKLVRMETEYDAVLMTGRTEMQDALPLGLGQLFGSWAGMAERDRWRLSKLAERIREVPLGGTAIGTCFNAPRDYMNDALRTLRSITGLPLARSQNLPDAVAHKDSLGELASGYALAAGNLLKIAGDLLYYTSSPVGEFQHPDLQWGSSIMPVKVNPVLLEFVQGLALRVEGDGRTSCVYARESRLQLNSMLPFLAESIFRQESALSAALKALCRFLDEVKINTQRMEANLASSPALLNALLPKLGYHRLKPLINEFAAQPPRDFEEFRRRAAAVLDLDPALLDGWLSPEELIGQSF
- the hydE gene encoding [FeFe] hydrogenase H-cluster radical SAM maturase HydE translates to MSDISRWEELFLQGRLDELSAAAMDLTRTHFGDSVFLRGLLEYSNHCSSNCLYCGIRRDNSRVERYRLDDRMIYAAVDSGFSRGLRTFVLQGGEDPEFGTDRMCRIVREIKKRTGGMAAVTLSCGILSREDYAALKSAGADRYLLRFETSDPELHRNLRDGVSLERRLKALDDLRNLGFQTGSGFMVGLPGEDDELVLRNIRLARELELDMIGIGPFIPHPQTPLAESPQVPLEKTLLATAMLRITCPKAHIPATTAAGSLEPDGRERMLRCGANVLMPNISPVEVKPHYMLYPGKICLDEDGLHCIGCLAGRVALVGRKLDFDRADGRVIHERAGAKESASV